Proteins found in one archaeon genomic segment:
- a CDS encoding indole-3-glycerol-phosphate synthase: MQPAPSTFLEELVQSALARVRSGYYSVEGTRTRDRRSLVTALRKEGRVPLVAEVKFTSPAEGVLRKPVEVGSIAKAYERGGAAGISVLTEPDHFDGRLDYLEESAAAVGIPVMMKDVVLDEVQVQAAQRLGADAILLISSAFPGPQGKERLRELVSAGHDNGLEVVVEAHGEDEYRAAFETEADAVGINNRDLDTLRVSLEVSRRLLSLGLSGKPVICESGIRTRAEVDMLRRLGADGFLVGSALMRSQDPEEALRTLSVL; this comes from the coding sequence ATGCAGCCAGCTCCTAGCACATTCTTGGAGGAGCTTGTCCAATCGGCCCTGGCGAGAGTCAGGAGCGGCTACTACTCGGTAGAGGGCACGCGCACGCGAGACCGCAGGAGCCTCGTGACGGCCCTGAGGAAGGAGGGCAGGGTGCCGCTGGTGGCGGAGGTGAAGTTCACTTCTCCGGCTGAGGGGGTCCTGCGAAAGCCTGTGGAGGTGGGGTCGATCGCGAAGGCCTACGAGCGCGGAGGGGCTGCCGGCATCTCGGTCCTGACCGAGCCCGACCACTTCGACGGGCGCCTCGATTATCTTGAGGAGTCCGCGGCCGCAGTAGGCATCCCCGTGATGATGAAGGACGTCGTCCTGGACGAGGTCCAGGTCCAGGCCGCACAGAGGCTGGGTGCGGACGCGATTCTGCTCATTTCGTCCGCGTTCCCCGGCCCACAGGGCAAGGAAAGGCTTCGGGAGCTCGTGTCCGCGGGACATGATAATGGACTGGAGGTCGTCGTGGAGGCGCACGGTGAGGACGAATACCGGGCAGCCTTCGAGACAGAGGCGGACGCAGTCGGGATAAACAACAGGGACCTGGACACGCTCCGGGTCTCGCTGGAGGTCTCGAGGCGGCTCTTGTCCCTCGGACTGAGCGGAAAGCCGGTCATCTGCGAGAGTGGGATCCGGACGAGGGCCGAGGTCGACATGCTGAGGCGGCTCGGCGCAGACGGTTTCCTCGTAGGGTCTGCGCTGATGCGGTCTCAAGACCCGGAGGAGGCCCTGAGGACGCTGTCGGTGTTGTAG
- a CDS encoding tryptophan synthase subunit alpha produces the protein MSRISEAIMGSAGGLVAYVMGGDPGLGRSERAIEAVLRGGADVLEVGVPFSDPIADGKSIQAASVRALGARTTPGDVLELVARVRKRFDSPIALMSYFNPILSKGPTRFLEEAKESGVDGLIVPDLPLEEAGAFGRSARRRGIDSILLATPTTSGVRMKEIVRNTSGFLYLVSLLGVTGAREELGARTSDLVRLAKKTTEGRVPLAVGFGISKPGHVKAVIGAGADAAIVGSAIVDRIAASNGEMRSVQAYVRSMKNAAMSSA, from the coding sequence TTGAGCAGGATTTCAGAGGCAATCATGGGCTCGGCCGGAGGCCTCGTCGCGTACGTGATGGGCGGGGACCCGGGCCTCGGAAGGAGCGAACGAGCCATCGAGGCCGTGCTTCGAGGCGGTGCCGACGTCTTGGAGGTGGGGGTCCCGTTCTCCGACCCGATCGCAGACGGTAAGTCCATCCAGGCTGCGTCGGTCAGGGCGCTCGGAGCCAGGACGACCCCAGGGGACGTGCTCGAGCTGGTCGCCCGGGTCAGGAAGAGATTCGACTCGCCGATCGCCTTGATGTCCTACTTCAACCCGATCCTGTCCAAGGGTCCGACCAGGTTCCTCGAGGAGGCGAAAGAGAGCGGAGTGGACGGGCTCATCGTGCCTGACCTGCCACTTGAGGAGGCGGGCGCCTTCGGGCGGAGCGCGCGCAGGAGAGGGATCGACTCGATACTCCTTGCGACCCCGACGACTTCGGGGGTGAGGATGAAGGAGATCGTTCGCAACACCTCTGGATTTCTGTACCTCGTCTCCCTCCTTGGGGTGACCGGAGCAAGAGAGGAGCTGGGGGCTCGGACTTCGGACCTGGTCAGGCTCGCCAAGAAGACGACGGAAGGCAGGGTGCCGCTTGCTGTGGGGTTCGGGATCTCGAAGCCCGGACACGTCAAAGCAGTCATAGGGGCGGGGGCGGACGCAGCTATTGTAGGGAGTGCCATAGTGGATAGGATCGCGGCTTCGAATGGAGAGATGCGGTCTGTGCAAGCCTACGTCCGGTCGATGAAGAACGCAGCCATGTCATCTGCCTAG
- the trpB gene encoding tryptophan synthase subunit beta, producing the protein MTRGRFGKFGGQYIPETLVPAVIELEEAYRRLSKEKGFKSELRALLRDYAGRPTPLYFASNLTKRGRGARIFLKREDLLHGGAHKINNTIGQGLLAKKMGKKRVIAETGAGQHGVATAMACAALGLKCEVYMGAEDIRRQKLNVVRMDLLGAEVHSVEAGTKTLKDAINEALRDWVANIQDTYYLIGSVVGPHPYPMMVRDFQSVIGKEIVTQSKSALGGLPNAAVACVGGGSNAMGTFYPLAGRKEVKLYGVEAGGTGPKDNAATLAYGRPGVVHGMMTYVLQDPEGQIGETHSVAAGLDYPGVGPEHSYLKDAGLVEYVHASDEEAVRAFHQLSRDEGILPALESAHAVAFALKLAKTMGSERSLVVTLSGRGDKDVEVVRSRGRTAA; encoded by the coding sequence ATGACCAGGGGGAGGTTCGGGAAGTTCGGAGGACAGTACATCCCGGAGACTTTGGTACCGGCAGTCATCGAGCTGGAGGAGGCCTACAGGAGACTGAGCAAGGAGAAGGGGTTCAAGTCCGAGCTCAGGGCTCTTCTGAGGGACTATGCCGGGAGGCCGACCCCGCTCTACTTTGCCTCCAACCTTACGAAGAGAGGCAGGGGAGCCCGGATCTTCCTGAAGAGGGAGGACCTGCTTCACGGCGGAGCGCACAAGATCAACAACACCATCGGTCAAGGCCTGCTCGCCAAGAAGATGGGCAAGAAGAGGGTCATAGCTGAGACCGGAGCCGGCCAGCATGGCGTGGCGACGGCGATGGCCTGCGCAGCCCTCGGGCTGAAGTGCGAGGTCTACATGGGGGCTGAGGACATCCGTAGGCAGAAGCTCAACGTCGTCAGGATGGACCTCCTGGGCGCTGAGGTCCACAGCGTGGAGGCAGGCACGAAGACCCTCAAGGACGCGATAAACGAGGCGCTGAGGGACTGGGTGGCAAACATCCAGGACACGTACTATCTCATCGGGTCAGTCGTCGGCCCTCATCCCTACCCGATGATGGTCAGAGACTTCCAGAGCGTGATTGGAAAGGAGATCGTGACCCAGTCGAAAAGCGCCCTGGGCGGGCTCCCCAACGCGGCGGTCGCATGCGTGGGGGGAGGGAGCAATGCGATGGGGACCTTCTACCCCCTTGCGGGCAGGAAGGAGGTGAAGTTGTACGGGGTGGAGGCAGGGGGGACCGGACCGAAGGACAACGCGGCCACCCTCGCGTATGGAAGGCCGGGGGTCGTCCATGGGATGATGACGTACGTTCTGCAGGACCCCGAAGGACAGATCGGTGAGACCCACAGCGTCGCTGCCGGTCTCGACTATCCCGGGGTCGGTCCCGAACACTCGTATCTGAAGGATGCGGGCCTGGTGGAGTACGTGCATGCTTCTGACGAGGAGGCAGTCCGCGCGTTCCATCAACTCTCGAGGGACGAGGGGATCCTTCCCGCCCTGGAGTCGGCCCACGCGGTAGCTTTCGCGCTGAAGCTCGCGAAGACCATGGGCAGCGAGAGGAGCTTAGTGGTGACCCTGTCTGGGAGGGGCGACAAAGACGTCGAGGTGGTCAGGAGCAGGGGGAGGACGGCGGCTTGA
- a CDS encoding phosphoribosylanthranilate isomerase, with product MVRVKICGLTREEDVSAAVRAGADAVGFISGFPKSPRNVTFASAGRLMRRVPPFVDRVLVTTVEAVVQDIDAIRMMGLDAIQLYGQHPDFRELRRQVDAMMIRPYLIGGPQNGLKELDKFDAVLSDTFVDGKQGGTGKTSDWAACRRLRETLAPMPFILSGGLNPMNVADAIASVAPFAVDASSGVESSPGIKDVAKIEAFVEAAARWAGA from the coding sequence GTGGTCAGGGTCAAGATCTGCGGGCTCACTAGGGAGGAGGACGTGTCGGCGGCGGTCCGCGCAGGAGCAGATGCGGTCGGGTTCATCAGTGGCTTTCCCAAGTCCCCTCGAAACGTCACCTTCGCCTCAGCCGGGAGGTTGATGCGCCGGGTACCGCCGTTCGTGGACAGGGTCCTGGTCACGACTGTCGAGGCGGTCGTCCAGGACATTGACGCCATCCGCATGATGGGATTGGACGCAATTCAGCTCTATGGACAGCATCCCGACTTCCGTGAGTTGAGGAGACAGGTCGACGCGATGATGATCAGGCCCTATCTGATTGGAGGGCCCCAAAACGGCTTGAAAGAGCTGGACAAGTTTGATGCGGTCCTCTCCGACACCTTCGTAGACGGCAAGCAAGGGGGGACAGGAAAGACGTCTGACTGGGCTGCCTGCAGAAGGCTGAGAGAAACCTTAGCGCCGATGCCGTTCATCCTATCTGGAGGCCTCAACCCGATGAACGTTGCCGACGCAATCGCATCTGTCGCGCCCTTCGCGGTCGATGCGTCATCTGGCGTGGAGTCGTCGCCAGGCATCAAGGACGTGGCGAAGATCGAGGCGTTCGTGGAGGCGGCGGCGAGGTGGGCTGGGGCATGA